Genomic window (Rhododendron vialii isolate Sample 1 chromosome 4a, ASM3025357v1):
TtgtgaaattttgttcaaattactcAACATCATCCATAACCTTCAGAAGAGAAATAGGAACATTGCAGATTGGGCGGATTGGGCGAAATCGAACCAAACAGTTCTGATCCAGATCCATCAGAATTAATATTTTTAGATCCGTATCCGTCATAGCATGCCTCAATTTGGTGAGGATTGGGCAGTTCTGTTCATCCGTTGAACAGCCTTACAAGATTCATATTCGTCAGacacttttttttacttaacaGGACTTGTtatgcttttttatttttttgtttaaaaggaaaaacaagaagaaaaaggaattcATATGTTGAAAATGTTGTTTAGTTACCaacttaagaaaataatttctcccTTCTaaaaattcaagatccaaacacgCAGAAAGATCGAAAGTGTGCTTGCCTTCCCAATTCGTTTTTTTCTACGAGAATTTCGTTTAGGATAGAGAAAAAGTACACATATATAAATGTACGTTGGTTGTAAGAAGGGACAATTACAACCAAAACGAAAAAGGCAACAAACAAAGTCTACCCAACAGGATTTTCCTAAACAACTTCTAATCACAACACTTTACTGCACTCAGCATCGCCAACCCCAACACCTTTGAAGACCGTTGCAGCTATTCTCAATTGCATGCAATCAATTACTCCTACAAATATTCTCCGATGCATAATTTTGGAATGCTTGTGCAGTTTTAAACATCGTCAAGGTCTATGTGCCTTGATTTTCACCTCCGAGTCCTCAGTTAGATGACCTGGCCACAGGACGACCACCGTCCTTAGAATCGTCATCCCTTAAAGTTAAAACCATGATCCACGTTTACCTTTGAACCCTATGACACAAGACGGACTTCTTTACCGGTCGGGGACTGCACAAAACATCGGACTACAAGGCAGAGAGAGACCAGAGATTCTAAAGTAGCTGACAAGTGAACCTCACAAACAGGCAGGTTTGCTTTCAAGGATTGAGTTCAAGCGATATATCCTGCAAATAACAATTCTCATAGGACCCTCGAAAAGCTCGTTTCAGCATTGAACCTAAACTCCGATGCTAGATCGATAGAAAAACAGGAAGGACTCACCAGTTTTGAAAGATGTTTGCAGATCTCTATCAACGAGGAGGAAATCCCGTTCCAAAATAACACAGCTTTTTCCCTTTCATTTATACACAATACAATGCGAAATGCTTTACACTATATGCTTATCCAGCAGAATAGAAAAATGCACTCAGAAGCAACCAACTTCATCGTGCATGTCATGAAATTTTGCTTACAAATCAAATAtttcatttctttatttctcGAAAggaatatttttcattaataaatTTCAATATGTAGTGCGACAACAAAAATGTACCTTCATTTCATGAAATTAGACATACTAAAAATACATATTGGCCCCCAAAAAGGAGGACAACGAgaatagaaaataaaaggcaaaaaagcataagaaaaaggaaaaatgaacaTCCATGTGTCTAACAACAGCAAACCAGCTGCAAAAGCCAACTCTAAAGCTATCACTACAAACTATCTTGTTATACTTCCAGTCCCAATGACCTTAATTTCCTTCTGCAACCCTAGGCCACAGAGTAGAAAGCAATGCCGTGGTGGTCAAGATCGACACTCAACAAGAGAAAGTCAATTTCTAGGCAGAGTTGGCACCTTTACGAGAGAAATCTCCTTTCTCTAGTAGCAAGAAAATAATGGGAAAAGATAGCAGAGGACAGCGCTATATGCAGGAACCAGTGGAATACCACCACAAGGCCCTTCTGATTGGTATAATAAAAATCAGCAAAACCAATAGGTATTATCAAGCAAAGAATGGGGTTGTTATAGCAGAGGATTCGATTTATAGTAAGAGAAACCCAATGAAGAGTGTTATATGCACGAGGTGGGAAATGAAGGTAAATATCAACTTGAAGAGTGTATTTGTTGATGAACTGCTCATACTCAGGAGTCCAGCATCCAGGAATCCATCCTTGCGAGGAGTTACGGAGACATTTACCGATAATGAACCTGAGTAAGATAAACTCAAACAAATGGAGCTGCAGATATAGAGTTaccctgagagagagagagagagatttttgatGAACTTACAATCATAACTAGCCCATCCAAGCCGTTGACGATCCAAGTCATATACAAAGATCTTATCTTTAAGAACAAGATCTGCAAAAAGACGCAGACGAGTCGGTTAATCTGAATGCAGAAGGTGACCGTGAGATATGAGGTGTGAGCCAGTGAGATCCTAGGAATGCTCTAACAATTTACAAGTTCCGAGGCGAAATAAAGACAACCGTGTAAATGTTTATGGACTTTGGGACAAAAAGGTCAGACATTATTGGTCTATTATGCTTCTCATAGCCGAATTGAAAAGAAccacaaaaaaagaataaaataaatactttggACAAAGACAAGCCTCAAGTTcaaacacacaccaaaaaatgaaaagaaaagaaaagaaaacgatCTAATACAAACACACATGCCAGTGAGTTTCAGACCTTCATTAAACCAATGAATTTAAAACCTTGGATGAAAACTCAAACTTGGAGCCGGAATTTTCTAACTCAAGGCATGTTTTAGAGTCAAGGGTCTAATCAAGTTGCAAGACATGAATCTCACAAGAGCCCCCACCTACACATATGAGACAATAATAGGTCTCAAACCTCTTACATTGGAGTCCGATTTTGTTTACCCTCACCCAATgaaggtgaacattaccctcacTTTTATTGGCTCCTTCTAACCCTGTAGATCCCATGTCgaagatataaataataaagttgtccctctctctaatagcttaagcttttagatgagttggtgacTAACAATttaatatggtatcaaagcaggcAATAGATCCTGTATTTGAACCTCACCGCCTAcctaatgttaaaatatttacacatgCTTAGCCCGCTTATAGAAGAGAGACTGGCTACACGTGAGGTGGcgtgttgaaggtataaataataaagttgtccctctctctaatagcttaagcttttagatgagttggtgacTAACAATCTAATATCCCACCAATTTTAACCATAGTTATCATTAAATACCACAAACTATGGAAATGATATAGATCTAGTGATTTTAGAAATATATCCCCTACAAGTTGTAAAAAATGCACGGGCTCAACCCTCGGAGATCCAAATGGATTTTCCTTGCCCCTTGAATTTTCTCCGATGAATAAGCTttagcttgtttttttttgggtattttcaTGGCAATATAAGCATTAGTTTTTTTCCTGCCGTATCCTGAAACATGTTTAGCCATGGTGTATCCTGAAACTAACATGTTTAGTCATTGTGATAATGAAATATGTACACCATGCCTCTTCTGATTAATTTATGAACAccacaaaaaaatatacaaaaactcattcaagtataaaaatatagttgAACATTGCTCGTTTAATCATCGGAGCAAAAGCAGCATCCAGATTGGATGTTCCGAGGAGTAAAACATATACATTGCTCCTTCAATCATCGGAGCAAAAGCGGCAAGAGAAATATGTTTGGATTTTCTAACGAGTGAGTCCATGCGTTTTTGACGCGTTGCACAGGATCATTTCCAAATAAATGGATCCTGTATCATTtccatatttttttatgtttaatgCTAACTATGGTTAGAGCAAGTGGGACCTCCAAGGTTAGAAGGAACCAATAAAAgtgagggtaatgttcaccctcatTTGATGAGGGTGAACAAATCGGAGTCCTTACATTGGCCCTTCAGAGCATCTCCCTGAAAATTAAAGATTCACATGCCTCGGTGTCAATAATAAACCTCTAAGCTATAATGCATCGGACATTTTTAGCATCAGGAACTGCTGTGATTTGGCCTTTTTTGGGCCATCAAACTTTCATTTCATAGTTCCTATATATCCACATCAAGTACGTAGTGAAATAAACTTCCAAACATCAGCCACAAGGAAAATACTAGTAGGAAGGGAAATttgtgaaccaaaaaaaaaaaagaacctgaAAAAACTAACTCAAAATGCTTTACTCCTTCAACTTATCGATGACTTCTCTTCTACGGTAATACTTATAATCATTTGAATTTCCATTTCTACTCACAAGTCATAGCTTCTTTCCATGGCAAAGAACTTCAAAACCCACACTgacccacacacacaccccaaaCACAGTAGAATAGGCACCCGAATGAAGAATTTCTGCAGAAGAAGTTTTTGGTACCAAAAGTACTTATACTTCAAGACTATTCGATCTTGCTCCACATTGGTTCATTCTCACCTCCAAAACTAATGTAAGAGTCTCGGCAGCCTCCTCACGCGTTGCCAACTAATTTTGAGCTAGATGCTTTAAAATGGTATGGAGCAAGGCTTTCGGAGGCTTTCAAACAAGACTCTTGACTAGTTTCCCCATTATTTGTGCCTCATGTACTCCTGAATACATTGACCCTTATGTAATGGATCCTTTCATTACCTCTCCACATGTGAGTCAGGGGTCACACGTGTCTTGGGAGTGTTAGAGCATCTCTCACACCAGTGGATTAGCAACTTCAAAACCAGTATGTGTCTGAGCGGTTTCACCGCTCATTGCCAATTTGTTTTCAGTTGCAAGCTTTAATGAAGACTGAagccaaaataacaaaaaaacgcCATATTGAACAAGTTGACTAGAAAAACTGCAACAGAAATCTCCAAAATGTGTGCACTCTCTTGACAACCAATGTATACCCAAATCACCAATGTAGACTTCCAACGTGGGACTGAGTGTTATAAATTCCTTACCTTCATAATGTTGTGTTCCCCTCATGAGGGGTTGAGTACTACAGTCACTTGCACAAAGAAGCCATTTCCAATTGACCAGTCATCACAGTCTCGTCGCAACAGCCGGACCTTTTTCCTTGTGGCCGAAAGTGGTCCAAGCTCAACGATCAGGTACACAGGTCGCTCTAATACCATTTCTAGCACTCCAGTAGGCCACTCTCACATTTCTTTCATTAGAAAACTCTAGTTCATGATCCGTGGAAGGCTTTGATCTTCTCTTCCCGATTCCTATACCATACGCATCTATCCTCATCTAGAGCAATGCTGTGTCCACCTTCTTGAACTAAAGGACATATGCCAGTTTAAAGTCTATGGAGCCGACGTTGAAGTATCACGAAAAAGTAAAAGACAGGGCACCAACCCCTGCCTTCGTTGGCTTTAAGTGCAGTGAAGAAGGCATCCATTGTTGGAACACGGCCATAGAGCCTTTCGGGTGAGAGATCTTCACTGCACTTAGAGCCAACGAAGGCAAGGGTTGGTGGCCCTGTCTTCAAGCCCAGTCATGAGATACCTATTAACTTATTAGAGCCTAACAACATGGCTCAAAGTGCTTAAGCCAAAGTTACTAAAGATTGCTTAGATTGTTCGTTCTGTACCCAACTCAAAATCACCTATTTAGACTTCTGATGTGGAATGTGATATTGCAATTAGGATTGTAGTTCGTTGCCACCTCATCAAGCATTGTCTACTTCCACTTAAATTATGTTGCGATAGATTTCTCGTCtgctttcttcccttttttctgTGCAGTGTGCTTAGTAGTCCTCAATTAAAAATCTACCTATAATCATGTTTTGAGATGACCTAGCATATTGAATCAACCAAATGGAATAATAATTCTTTTGAGttcatttgaaatttttgtgCCCAGCGGTTATACTCGAATTTTCCTACttccaaaaaacaaattgatcaTAAGCATTCAAATGTCTCAATAATGTGTGGCTTTTTGGTCTACGTTCCACGGATGACATAGAAGTTGATTCTTATTAGATATGCCAAAATTTGCTTTTCCTTCCAACTTTCCTGGACATGTGCATTGGTAAAGCTTAGATGTAATTAAGGAAGGACAAAGGTGAttgaattattaaaattatCCACTCAGCAGTATTCTGCTAAAACTGAATAAAACTGTTACGGGGTCGGGTGTTTTGGCTGAATAATTGagccatatatttttttttttgtccttattcaaaaaaaattcgaatttgttagttttacgttgATTTTATGTGGATAATTGGTTCGTCTGGgtgagagaaatctaaaagcagaaaattattatcaaatttttaaaaagttcactaaagtcaaaaataatgcaaaacaGGCAGACTTTTTGAAttagttttgattttattaaaaaaaactttaagtTTGGTTCACAATTCTGTACTTTTAAGATTCCTCTCGTCCATACAAATCAACaatccataaaaaaattgacgcaaaactaatgaATGTTGAAAAGCCAAAGCTGCTCTTGTAAAAGGAGCAATAAggacagaaaaaaaaactagctcGATTATTTAGCCGAAACACCCCTTAGTCAACTTGGTACTGACTAGATTCACGAGTACTATCCTATGTTTGTACATAAAAATGTTGGCTAACTAAAATTCCCTTGACTCCTGCAGACTACTTCTGAACTAAACGAGAGCAAGGCTTTCTGCTCGAGAGAGCAGACTGACTACTAGGAGGGGGATGCTTTAGCAATTTTGTCAAATGAAATAATACCTATAGTCCTGAAACTAACCTCCTAAAATAGTTACTGCTTGATTCTGAGATTTCTGAAACCCCATGCACCACAATGCAGCACCATCCTGTCACAACATATTGTTGAATGGAGATCAAAATCAAGCTTGACACATTTTGCAGTGAAATGGAAAGAGCAAAAATAATTACAGTGACAAGGCAAGTGTGAGAACTCACAAGAAAACCGTAATGCACAAGGTAGTCTTCTGGTCTTAAACCCATGGATGCACCACCAGCAAAGTTTAAAGCCACTGGAGGAAATATCTCATTGACACTGTAACTAAACAAAAAAGGATCTTATTCATCAGATGTCTAATcaatgttttgtttttgctatTCTTAAAAATTAGATATGTATGAACCTGGCAGGTACTAGATAGCACTGGTGTCCGTTTGAAATAATGGGTGTTGCAGATTGTGAAACAGAAGCAGTTATCTGCACAGCCAACAAGAAAATGAGCTTTAAGCCGAACTGCTAGCTAACTCCACAACAGTTCTTCCAAAGTAAAGCTTGCATGGAGCTTCCAAACCATCTGGTGgcaaatagtaattttttttaaagaaaaaaaatagtaatttcatgggaaatttttataaatggtccctctagtttgcatgaattttcattttcgtccctctagtatcaattgtgttacttttagtcctataatttgcattctgtctcaatttcgtccctctcgcttacggcgttaatgaaacaaacggaattggagaacaaaattgtcatttctcctcacagagggactaaattgagatttcatgcaaactagagggactatttctataattttgttttttacttttgtttttgtaaataaatttaaaatacatcatatataatatatttctcatctcattttatattgaataataaaaaatatgttgaaattttgtaaagtttttattatatacatcacaaaaaatatgagaaaattcgaaaaacaacccttatgttaattgtcttggtcttgtattttttttttcaattgaattttcattatcgttattttttttgtcacatgattaaaaagaaaaagttgttcagtagtatttagaaatcttgtaattgtgtttaattaagcaatgaaacactattaaatattaagagatcaaatacattaaaatatgggtataagtgtatttattttgggacttactcataagatcactcatataacaaataaacacggattttaaacattttttttattgggtgaaaaaataagaagattataagaacatgatacaaagacataagctaaggggttgatttgtgcattttctaatatttttgtaatgtgtaatgaaatataaatttttcaatatagtttgattacccaataaaaaataattcagttgtcaaatacattacttatggtcttttttattttatttgcaaaaaacgaaagtaaaatgtaaaattttaaaaataatccctctggtttgcataaaatttcaatttggtccctctgtgagagaaaatgacaattttgcccttcaattccgtttgtttcatggacggcgttagggagaaggacgaaattgagatggaatgaaaactatagggttcaaattgatacaattaatagtagagggacgaaaatgagaactcgtgcaaactagagggaccatttttaaaaatttccctaattTCATTCACTAGTTTGTCCCCCTGAGGATAAGTGCATTTTCACCTAATGCTTGTTAAAAAGCACATGAACAAACAAAGGATGACATTTAGGCTTTGGATGGATTTTAAATAGTCCTCTAGCTGTAAATTTACAGAAGTAACAAAAATATAATCTTTCGTATACTCAGGTAGAGAACAACTAGAACAGGAAATTATAAGTGCCACAGGAACTAACTAAACATTGCCCATATGTAGGCTGTTCCCCATTCGAAGAGTCCTCATTGTGAACCAATGGAAGAGGTTAATGAGGATGGAGACACATTCAAAATGACCCGTTTAGAAAGAGCAAGCACATACACATGCAATCAACAATCACGTctccttttgatgacgaaatccCATGGTAACGTAGGAATCAAGCTTTCTAATTGAAATGTGAAAGACTGGTCTTTAGGCTCCCCATTGGAAAGAGAGAAAACTGTTGGAGAGGAAAGCACTAGAAAGTAAGGGactgaaagaacaaaaaaagaggcAACTTTTCGACAAGCATTTTTGCTTGGCAAGAATGTTAGTAGGGAATATTTTAAGAAAGTcatttattggttgaaatatcATGGCAAAACAAGATCTTTTAATTTGCGTAGTTTAACCTTCTCCATGGTACCAAAATAAACAAAGGGAGACTGGATGATGTCAGAATTAAAATAGGAAATTTCCGCCGGAAattcatttttgtgtttttcgcAGGAAATAACATGTCATGTTCTCTAGAAGACAATGGCCTACGTGGTTCCAATTTTTTCGGAAACATCCAGGAAAAATAGAACtttagaagaaaaaacaaaggaaaagacaCTTACAGCCATCACGAAAGGATCATAAGCTTCTTCCACCAGGTATGCTAAAGTTGTTCCGGAATCAACAATGGTTCCTCGGTTGTTTGACGTGGCAAACACTGCTGGATCAACAGGCAACAATTGCCCATTGACAGCAATGCTCCGGAGGTACAAATTATAATGAGGCCTGAACATTTTGAGAGATCAAAAAGAACATCAAAACAGACTGCAAACTAAGTTTAGACATTCTCCAAATTTCCATGTCTTTATTTGCATAAGACAATAACAAGAGTAAGTTGGAAAAAACCCCTTAGATATTAGTGTTATTCATAGTTGTTAAAATCGTACAGTTCTTGACTTGAATCTTAAGCTTTGATCTGATTCAAACCAATCTGATACCATTGGATGAATCAAAGACGATCTGCAAGTCTGAATCAGTAGGTGAATCCCTGAATCAATCAAGTAGTTTAGTTCACCATATTCTTCCGAATGCTTCGTTCCTACTTTAGCATTACCCCTGGTAATATCCTTCATTCCCTCCAACTCTATCAACTAAAGCTGGTTTGTAATGTCAGAATTTAGGTTTTTTTATAGCAATATATGTCAATGGCTCTTATTTTGTTTGCCTGATTTTTTAATGGAATATATCCCAATATTTGGCGTAACTGAACATTGTATGCACCCAGAGTCAACATGCATCAGGCAATAACCATAGTACCATACGTGGAGTGCAGCCACAGGATAGAAGCTTAAAAACCAATACCACCTCTTCCTAAGACATGGCTACTGCCAAATGTTACGTCCCTAGGGTAATTTCGAAAGTATGCTTAATGGAAATAAATAATAGAACATCAGCCAAATATTGTATAGCCTACAATATGCTAATATAACACTGGAGTTTTTCCAGACTTAAATAAAACCAGCTATCGCATGCTTAGGGAATCACTATTTAGATACCGATTCTTATGGCTGGGATATCGAAGAAGGCTACATTAAAAAGTTGAGAACCAACATAAAATCTGGTAAAGAGAACTAAGAATACATACTGTGATGGGACAAGGGGACTGTAGACAATGCTTGGATCCAGAATCTCACCAAGAACTAGTATTCCGCCACCATTGCCTTCCCCTTTCAAGCAATGGGAGAACACCCTGGGAGTAATCCCTCGTGAGGACAACTGCGATATGACAGACATATCCTGTTGACCAAACCCAAATATTCCATCAATTGCTCTATCAGTCTTGATCAAGTCCCCAGACTGATAGGTGCTACACCTGGTTACAATTCGAAGAGCCAAATGTTCAAGTCCCAACCAACTTGAATCAGAGATGAAGATTGACAGCTGATTAAAACAACCACAATATAACAAGGAGAAGTATGTAAGAATTAAGTCCACAAACATTTAGGTTGAAAAACTTGGTTCTCCCTTGAACCCTCCTCCAGCCAACCTCCATCATCCTTTTTCACAGTTACCATTGCCAATCCTAATCTTCATCAAGTTACATAATTACCCGACTGACACTTCGTCAAAAAACATAAGTTAGTGGATGCATCCAATTAGAAGATTGATGAACACTGTTGTGATTGCTTACAATTTTCCCAACAATTAAGAAAATGCTCTTTTTTATACGAGGCTACGTCTTTCATTCTTCTGGCCAGTGTAGTCTCTCCATCTAGTGGTCAGTTTCAACTGCACATTGTTACGCACCATGTTTAGAAGTCTTATCACTTACCCAAAAACAACTTCAGCGGAAGAGTTAGCGACCAAAGAAGCCTCCATAATTGtgtcaaaataaaacaaatcaGCTACATAAAATCCAGATGTTCCGCTTAAATCTCCATACTGAAACGAATAACTACACTGATGACGTGGTTCAGAGCAGCCAGCTGCAGCAGTTTGAACTATAGAAGAACATATTGGGTCTGAACAAGAAACCAGAGAACCAGTAGTTGAGCTGGCAGCGTCAAAGAAACTGAGCTCGATCTGCATAAACGTAGCAGAATGAATAAATGGGCACGCTTTAGATTACCTGATCATTCTATTAACATCACTAGCAAAAACAAATACTTACACCAAGTCCACTTGATTGGGGGCAGTTGTTGCACGAACTGCAAGTAACCCACAAGACATCACTTCCAGTATCAATCTGCACCATGAATTCCTTCGGCGGGGAGCCCAATTTAACTTTTGTATAATAAAGCCTGTAGTgaaattcaacaaaacaaagaatataTTCCACTCCATAAGTTATTGAAGATACTACAAGATAGCCATAGATCCACTAAGCTAAAGTTATAATAgagaaaaaagtaataaaattcaaaaactctTTACAAGGTAAATAAACAAGAAACAAGAGTTGAAGAACATAGCCAACCAACTCAATGCCGCGACAATTTAAATGATACCATTCAGATTTTTTCACAAAGAATGTTTTGAATGATGAGCAGGATAAGCTTGAACTTTCCAGGTTTTCTGGGTTTCAACCAAGGTTGTTAATCGTAAATTGCATCAAGAATTGGATTGGCCGTTTTCAAACCGTGAATTGAATCATATTGTAATAAGTCGGTCAACAAATCTCAAAACTTATAAAATAGACATCCATGCATGCATAGTTAACTTATGCATATGAAAAGTTTAtgctcaaaaacaaaaaaagaggttTTAGTTGAATGACTACCAATTTGATTAATAATAAGAAGCTTGTTTGTATCACTAAAGATATAGGTTTACGGCTCTGAGCCACGCTGTGATTTGTGATCCTACAAAACACAATCGACATTGCAATGATCCATTTATTCAGCAAACAAGAATTCAGTTGATAAAACTTATAAGACATCCATTCATATAAGGTTTTCTTAAACTCAACATAGACTCGTAACATCTTGTATAACTGTTGTTCAAGAAAAGTAGGAGATTTTTTCAACAAACATCAAGTCCATCTGATTGGGCTCATATCATACTAGACtaacctttttcttctttttgatcaAGGACTAACTGATTTTATCAAAAtagcaataaataattcatgaGTAACAATTATTCAAGCTGTAAGCATTTAGAAGATATATTTTCAAATGAGTGCGGAAAATTCTAAAAGAAAATG
Coding sequences:
- the LOC131324683 gene encoding aspartic proteinase 36-like isoform X2, producing the protein MVQIDTGSDVLWVTCSSCNNCPQSSGLGIELSFFDAASSTTGSLVSCSDPICSSIVQTAAAGCSEPRHQCSYSFQYGDLSGTSGFYVADLFYFDTIMEASLVANSSAEVVFGCSTYQSGDLIKTDRAIDGIFGFGQQDMSVISQLSSRGITPRVFSHCLKGEGNGGGILVLGEILDPSIVYSPLVPSQPHYNLYLRSIAVNGQLLPVDPAVFATSNNRGTIVDSGTTLAYLVEEAYDPFVMAITASVSQSATPIISNGHQCYLVPASVNEIFPPVALNFAGGASMGLRPEDYLVHYGFLDGAALWCMGFQKSQNQAVTILGDLVLKDKIFVYDLDRQRLGWASYDCSLSVNVSVTPRKDGFLDAGLLSMSSSSTNTLFKLIFTFISHLVHITLFIGFLLL
- the LOC131324683 gene encoding aspartic proteinase 36-like isoform X1 yields the protein MVQIDTGSDVLWVTCSSCNNCPQSSGLGIELSFFDAASSTTGSLVSCSDPICSSIVQTAAAGCSEPRHQCSYSFQYGDLSGTSGFYVADLFYFDTIMEASLVANSSAEVVFGCSTYQSGDLIKTDRAIDGIFGFGQQDMSVISQLSSRGITPRVFSHCLKGEGNGGGILVLGEILDPSIVYSPLVPSQPHYNLYLRSIAVNGQLLPVDPAVFATSNNRGTIVDSGTTLAYLVEEAYDPFVMAITASVSQSATPIISNGHQCYLVPASYSVNEIFPPVALNFAGGASMGLRPEDYLVHYGFLDGAALWCMGFQKSQNQAVTILGDLVLKDKIFVYDLDRQRLGWASYDCSLSVNVSVTPRKDGFLDAGLLSMSSSSTNTLFKLIFTFISHLVHITLFIGFLLL